A section of the Roseivirga sp. BDSF3-8 genome encodes:
- a CDS encoding transposase has translation MKRSRRKFSPAFKAKVAIEALKEQQTLSELAQRFEVHPNQISLWKREFQENADKAFGEKSSKEEPQINVDQLYQQIGQLQVENDFLKKRRGAAPLKKTGL, from the coding sequence ATGAAAAGAAGTAGGAGAAAATTTTCACCGGCCTTTAAGGCAAAAGTGGCTATAGAAGCCCTTAAAGAGCAACAGACCTTATCTGAGTTAGCTCAGCGTTTCGAAGTTCACCCCAATCAGATCTCGTTGTGGAAACGTGAGTTTCAGGAAAATGCTGATAAGGCTTTTGGAGAGAAAAGCTCAAAGGAGGAGCCTCAGATTAATGTGGATCAGCTTTATCAGCAGATCGGGCAATTACAGGTTGAGAATGACTTTCTAAAAAAAAGGCGGGGGGCCGCCCCCTTGAAGAAAACCGGCCTTTAA